One window from the genome of Mucilaginibacter ginsenosidivorans encodes:
- a CDS encoding phosphohexomutase domain-containing protein codes for MIKIKFGTDGWRAIIADDFTVENVKRVAYATALWLKKEFKEPSAVVGNDPRFAGPLFADVTTRVLASQGVKVFRAEDAFVSTPMISLGTVRKNASAGIIITASHNPPAYNGYKIKASYGGPATPDDIEKVESQIPDTIDLTLKSIADYQKDGLVEFVNLEDMYVAHVENNFDLEAIRTSGLGWAYDAMYGAGMNVMERLFPDITRIHSDHNPGFAGQAPEPIQRNLKEFEDIIKMSEGEIASGLVTDGDADRIGLYDQDGNFVDSHHILLLLIHYMYKVKGMKGEVYSTFSCTSKIQKLCDAYGLKNTVTKIGFKYICDLIVNSGNPFLVGGEESGGIAVAGHIPERDGIWIGLIIWEFIAKTGRSLSELVQEIYDVVGKFAVERYDLHVTEELKQQIISNSKTGKYTSFGSLKVARTEDMDGFKFFFEDESWVMIRPSGTEPVLRVYAEAPTSADSFKILDTVKGILLS; via the coding sequence ATGATCAAAATAAAATTCGGTACCGACGGATGGCGGGCCATTATTGCAGACGACTTTACAGTCGAAAATGTAAAACGAGTGGCCTACGCAACAGCGTTATGGCTAAAGAAGGAATTTAAAGAACCATCGGCCGTTGTCGGCAACGATCCGCGCTTCGCCGGGCCCTTATTTGCCGATGTGACTACCCGTGTGCTGGCTTCGCAGGGCGTAAAAGTGTTCCGCGCCGAAGATGCCTTTGTATCTACACCGATGATATCGCTGGGTACGGTACGAAAAAATGCGTCGGCAGGTATTATTATCACTGCCAGCCATAACCCGCCGGCGTACAATGGTTACAAGATAAAAGCCAGCTACGGCGGCCCGGCTACACCGGATGATATTGAAAAGGTAGAGTCGCAAATTCCGGATACCATCGATCTTACCCTGAAATCAATTGCTGATTATCAGAAAGACGGCCTGGTTGAATTTGTGAACCTCGAGGATATGTATGTGGCCCATGTCGAGAACAATTTCGACCTGGAAGCCATACGTACAAGTGGTTTGGGCTGGGCATACGACGCTATGTACGGCGCCGGGATGAACGTAATGGAACGCCTTTTCCCGGATATAACCCGTATCCACAGCGACCATAACCCTGGTTTTGCGGGACAAGCGCCTGAGCCTATCCAGCGTAACCTGAAGGAATTTGAGGATATTATCAAAATGTCGGAAGGTGAGATCGCTTCGGGCTTGGTTACAGATGGCGATGCCGACCGCATTGGCCTGTACGACCAGGACGGGAACTTTGTCGACTCGCATCATATCCTGCTGCTGCTGATACATTACATGTACAAAGTGAAAGGTATGAAGGGCGAAGTGTATTCGACCTTTAGCTGTACCAGTAAGATACAAAAGCTTTGCGATGCTTACGGATTGAAGAATACCGTGACCAAGATCGGCTTTAAATACATTTGCGACCTTATCGTTAATTCGGGCAACCCGTTCCTGGTTGGCGGCGAAGAATCGGGTGGTATCGCAGTAGCAGGGCATATTCCTGAACGCGATGGTATCTGGATCGGTTTGATCATCTGGGAATTCATCGCTAAAACCGGTCGTTCGTTAAGCGAACTGGTACAGGAGATATACGACGTTGTTGGCAAATTCGCCGTTGAGCGTTACGACCTGCATGTTACAGAAGAATTGAAACAACAGATCATCAGCAACAGCAAGACTGGCAAGTATACCAGCTTCGGCAGCCTTAAAGTAGCCAGGACGGAAGACATGGATGGTTTCAAATTCTTCTTCGAGGATGAAAGCTGGGTGATGATACGTCCATCGGGAACCGAACCGGTGTTACGTGTTTACGCCGAAGCGCCAACCTCTGCGGACTCGTTCAAGATACTGGATACAGTTAAGGGCATCCTGTTGTCTTAA
- a CDS encoding winged helix-turn-helix domain-containing protein: MKASVKNILRNDIEIKINGSLWFESGGNRFLGPGPIELLERIGETGSISSAAKEMKMSYKKAWDLISHLNAYTASPVVIPQVGGEKGGGSVLSAEAFELIEYHRNLRQRFAAFLDAETKNLKV; encoded by the coding sequence ATGAAAGCATCGGTAAAAAACATACTAAGAAACGATATAGAAATAAAAATTAACGGGAGCCTGTGGTTCGAGAGTGGCGGGAATCGCTTTTTGGGCCCCGGGCCGATAGAATTACTGGAGCGAATTGGTGAGACAGGATCGATAAGCAGCGCGGCAAAAGAAATGAAAATGTCGTACAAAAAAGCATGGGACCTAATCAGCCACTTAAACGCTTATACTGCGAGCCCCGTAGTAATACCACAGGTCGGCGGCGAAAAAGGCGGAGGGTCGGTACTTAGTGCAGAAGCGTTCGAACTAATAGAATACCACCGCAACCTGCGCCAAAGATTTGCTGCTTTTTTGGACGCAGAGACAAAAAACTTAAAAGTTTGA
- a CDS encoding N-acyl homoserine lactonase family protein, which produces MKKITLFLLALCTFTIETYAQAPTYKVYALRYAEVRDPTPISVWSLNGPKDKTVKVDFVIWLIKGSNGKNILVDAGFLSDIPEAKEFNPVNYVRPDSTLMKIGLRPEDITDVILTHPHWDHIDGVGLFPNAHIWIQKDDYNYFIGALPEKPDSNAGYNKRDIVKMQELYSTGKVTLVDGDNKQLIPGITVYTGSRHTYNSQYVGVKTGKDRIILASDNIWIYYSLEHMVPASFGGTLDPAGYVRAMKRMKTLASNPKYIIPGHDARMFTIFPKVADGVVRIR; this is translated from the coding sequence ATGAAAAAGATCACTCTATTTCTTTTAGCGCTGTGTACATTCACTATTGAAACCTATGCACAAGCGCCAACCTACAAAGTATATGCCCTGCGGTATGCCGAAGTGCGGGACCCTACACCCATATCGGTATGGTCGTTAAACGGGCCAAAAGACAAAACCGTAAAGGTTGATTTTGTGATCTGGTTGATCAAAGGCAGCAACGGCAAAAATATTTTGGTTGATGCAGGATTCTTAAGCGATATCCCTGAAGCCAAAGAATTTAATCCTGTAAATTACGTACGGCCCGATTCGACACTAATGAAGATCGGCCTCCGCCCCGAAGATATTACCGACGTCATCCTCACCCACCCGCATTGGGACCATATCGACGGCGTCGGGTTGTTCCCGAACGCACATATCTGGATTCAGAAGGACGATTACAATTACTTTATCGGCGCACTTCCTGAAAAACCGGACAGCAATGCAGGTTACAACAAGCGCGATATCGTGAAAATGCAAGAACTATATAGCACAGGCAAAGTAACATTGGTAGATGGTGATAATAAGCAGTTGATACCGGGCATTACAGTTTACACTGGTTCGCGGCATACCTATAATTCGCAGTATGTGGGGGTTAAAACCGGTAAGGACAGGATCATTCTTGCATCAGACAATATCTGGATATACTATAGCCTTGAGCACATGGTACCCGCCTCTTTTGGGGGCACGCTGGACCCGGCGGGTTATGTAAGGGCCATGAAACGAATGAAAACCCTGGCCTCGAACCCCAAATATATCATCCCGGGGCACGACGCCAGGATGTTTACGATCTTTCCGAAAGTTGCCGACGGCGTGGTGCGCATAAGGTAA
- a CDS encoding AraC family transcriptional regulator has translation MSASRSKYYKLSLCDGLEALDTFNHNTSFPFHFHPTFNISIVYKGIFQTRLNDKTANALAGTILITNPGEIHANPFEKDDSVTFFTFYVSAEFLYYCNGGKPVCFSSKVIDDDGLFAQLHNLRLLLIGGQTGQDLETGLTNALSELAVRHGSERIDEENNYTLFENFLKEENFSKFSLEDAARRFGVDKYKFLRLFKFQTGLTPNNYFILKRIEQSKIMLTQGSDLLSVAIDLGFYDTAHFCNHFKKFTGISPVAYTAG, from the coding sequence ATGAGCGCGTCCCGTTCCAAATATTATAAACTATCCCTTTGCGATGGCCTTGAGGCGCTCGATACCTTCAACCACAACACCTCCTTCCCTTTTCACTTTCACCCTACTTTTAATATCTCTATCGTTTATAAGGGTATTTTTCAAACCAGGCTCAACGATAAAACCGCCAACGCGCTGGCAGGTACCATACTAATTACCAACCCCGGCGAGATACACGCCAACCCCTTTGAAAAGGACGACAGCGTTACCTTCTTCACCTTTTATGTTTCCGCCGAGTTCCTTTATTATTGCAACGGAGGGAAGCCTGTATGTTTTAGCAGCAAAGTGATCGACGACGACGGGCTATTTGCCCAATTGCACAATCTTAGGCTTTTACTGATTGGCGGGCAAACCGGGCAGGATCTTGAAACAGGCCTGACGAACGCCTTAAGCGAACTTGCCGTCAGGCACGGTTCGGAACGGATAGACGAAGAAAACAACTACACGCTGTTTGAAAATTTCCTGAAAGAGGAGAATTTCTCCAAGTTTTCCCTTGAAGACGCCGCGCGGCGGTTTGGCGTTGATAAATACAAATTCCTGCGCCTGTTTAAATTCCAGACTGGTTTAACCCCCAACAACTATTTTATTCTGAAACGTATAGAGCAAAGCAAGATCATGCTTACCCAGGGGAGTGACCTATTAAGCGTGGCCATCGACCTGGGTTTTTACGATACGGCGCATTTTTGCAATCATTTTAAAAAATTTACCGGGATATCGCCTGTGGCTTATACGGCGGGCTGA
- a CDS encoding threonine aldolase family protein: MEPFKKINFSSENYAGVHPKMMEALMAANTGNAASYGNDEITKSTVAQFKQVFGENIEAYFTFNGTGANNFGLSCMLDRFNSIFCTDVAHLYVDESTAPESFLGCRIYPVKSHNGKIIADELNVAIKRIGDVHHPQPKVVSLTQPTEYGTVYTVEELKDIKTICTANNMLLHVDGARFYNAADHLGSTLKQISTDAGVDVLTLGGTKIGMMMGEAVIFFNPANASSLKYNLKRSMQLASKNRFIAIQFQALLKDNLWQEMARHTNELAKFFAQEIAGMPSVKLAYPVETNAAFLNISPGLHEKMQEFASFYYWNDERSEARLIFSFDNTEDDVKQFVEKLRELAG; encoded by the coding sequence ATGGAACCTTTCAAAAAGATCAACTTTTCCAGCGAGAATTACGCGGGCGTCCATCCCAAGATGATGGAGGCTTTGATGGCCGCCAATACCGGCAATGCAGCCTCCTATGGCAACGACGAAATTACTAAGAGCACGGTAGCCCAGTTCAAACAGGTGTTTGGTGAGAATATAGAAGCCTACTTTACCTTCAACGGCACCGGCGCCAATAATTTTGGGCTGAGTTGCATGCTCGACCGGTTCAACTCCATTTTTTGTACAGATGTGGCCCATTTGTACGTGGACGAGTCGACCGCACCCGAATCGTTTTTGGGCTGCCGCATATACCCGGTTAAATCGCATAATGGGAAAATTATCGCCGATGAGCTCAACGTTGCCATTAAGCGCATCGGTGATGTGCACCATCCGCAGCCGAAAGTGGTTTCGCTTACCCAGCCTACCGAATATGGTACGGTGTATACCGTCGAGGAACTGAAGGATATCAAGACCATTTGCACCGCCAACAATATGCTGCTGCATGTGGATGGGGCACGGTTTTATAATGCTGCGGATCATTTGGGAAGTACGTTAAAGCAGATCAGTACCGACGCTGGCGTGGATGTGTTAACCCTGGGCGGAACCAAAATAGGCATGATGATGGGCGAAGCTGTCATCTTTTTTAACCCTGCCAATGCGTCCTCACTTAAGTACAATTTAAAACGAAGCATGCAGCTGGCCTCTAAAAACCGGTTTATTGCCATCCAGTTCCAGGCTTTGCTGAAGGATAACCTGTGGCAGGAAATGGCCCGGCATACCAATGAACTGGCCAAATTTTTCGCGCAGGAAATTGCAGGGATGCCGTCTGTCAAACTGGCTTACCCCGTAGAAACCAATGCCGCATTTCTGAACATATCGCCCGGGCTGCACGAAAAAATGCAGGAATTCGCCAGCTTTTATTACTGGAATGATGAACGTAGCGAGGCCCGGCTTATCTTTAGCTTTGATAATACCGAAGACGATGTTAAGCAGTTTGTTGAGAAGCTAAGGGAGTTGGCGGGGTAG
- a CDS encoding ferritin-like domain-containing protein has translation MNLFNIVEEIEKVDPEFKERVSPRRDAIKNITSFGSKVAVAALPFALGSLFKKAYAAAPAAASVTDVLNYALTLEYLESYFYNQGTAAAGLIPASDKAYIADITDDENAHVKFLQDVIKQLGGTPVDSPKFDLTAGNGSGNGPFKDVLTNYQTFLAVSETFEDTGVRAYKGAAPDLLGNQVVLTAALSIHAVEARHASAIRYLRTIRGYEEIAVWINSTAGLGNDTGIALVNGNYKGEDNVMQGGVDVSKLLDSNGKPIGQIDAAAAFDEPLSMQDVLALLVGSFIVH, from the coding sequence ATGAATTTATTTAATATAGTAGAAGAAATAGAAAAAGTTGATCCAGAGTTTAAGGAACGGGTAAGCCCGCGCCGCGATGCGATCAAAAATATAACCAGTTTTGGCTCGAAAGTAGCCGTAGCTGCTTTACCCTTTGCTTTGGGTAGCCTGTTTAAAAAGGCGTATGCTGCGGCACCTGCCGCTGCATCGGTTACAGATGTGCTTAATTATGCGCTGACACTCGAGTATCTGGAATCCTATTTTTACAACCAGGGCACCGCTGCTGCAGGGCTGATCCCGGCGAGTGACAAAGCGTACATCGCTGATATTACGGATGACGAAAATGCGCATGTGAAATTTTTGCAGGATGTTATCAAACAGTTGGGCGGCACGCCGGTGGACTCACCCAAATTTGACCTTACTGCCGGCAATGGCAGTGGAAATGGCCCTTTCAAAGATGTTTTAACCAATTATCAAACATTCCTTGCCGTGTCAGAAACTTTTGAAGATACAGGCGTAAGGGCCTATAAAGGTGCTGCGCCGGATCTGCTGGGCAACCAGGTAGTACTTACCGCTGCCCTTTCTATCCACGCCGTTGAGGCGCGCCACGCATCGGCCATTCGTTATTTGCGCACTATCCGCGGTTACGAGGAAATAGCCGTATGGATAAACAGCACGGCGGGTTTAGGTAACGACACAGGTATAGCCCTGGTCAATGGAAATTATAAAGGCGAAGATAATGTAATGCAGGGAGGTGTAGATGTTTCCAAATTACTGGATTCAAATGGCAAACCGATAGGTCAAATAGATGCTGCGGCAGCCTTTGACGAGCCGCTAAGCATGCAGGATGTGCTTGCCCTTTTGGTGGGAAGCTTTATCGTCCATTAA
- a CDS encoding collagen-like protein, which produces MNKKIYASVLILLALTISSCKKEIGPMGLTGATGATGAQGVAGIAGPAGADGTVIYSGNGAPSEATGNTGDFYLDLSTGMLYGPKSASGWDSSFSLVGSAGATGATGATGATGATGATGANGANGVDGTNGTNGTNGVDGVNGTNGTNGTNGTNGANGATGATGATGATGATGATGATGPAGPVVTVGGGTGGTVVITGPTGPTGATGATGATGATGANGANGATGATGANGTNGTNGTNGSNGTNGTNGTNGTNGANGATGATGATGATGATGATGATGATGATGSNGTNGTNGTNGTNGATGATGATGATGATGATGATGANGANGSKGATGATGANGTNGTNGTNGTNGTNGTNGATGATGATGATGAAGTQILNGSGAPGATLGNIGDYYLDKVNYLLYGPKISTGWGTAVSLQGNNVLYSGWNVAKNFRDTTIDGSNLNAADLTAPAITQAYLDNAVFQVYFTYGSGIIPLPYTSIAGGSQSTMSFLPRVGHFIITRFTFDNSTSIGIAPALQYRYIIIPGGMLVGVRNHININNYMEVKRFFRLKN; this is translated from the coding sequence ATGAACAAGAAAATTTACGCCTCGGTATTAATTTTACTGGCACTCACCATATCATCCTGTAAAAAAGAAATTGGTCCGATGGGGCTAACGGGCGCTACCGGCGCAACAGGAGCCCAGGGCGTTGCGGGTATAGCTGGCCCGGCCGGGGCCGACGGAACGGTTATTTACAGCGGCAACGGCGCACCAAGCGAAGCGACCGGCAACACAGGTGATTTTTATCTCGATCTTTCTACAGGTATGTTATATGGCCCGAAAAGTGCTTCGGGATGGGACAGCAGTTTTTCTCTTGTTGGCTCTGCAGGGGCCACGGGTGCAACAGGCGCGACCGGAGCCACGGGCGCGACGGGCGCGACCGGTGCAAATGGCGCAAACGGGGTAGACGGGACAAACGGAACTAACGGCACAAACGGTGTAGATGGCGTAAACGGAACCAACGGCACAAACGGAACCAACGGCACGAATGGCGCGAACGGAGCTACCGGCGCCACCGGGGCCACAGGAGCAACCGGCGCCACAGGTGCTACCGGAGCCACGGGTCCTGCCGGGCCTGTCGTTACCGTAGGCGGCGGAACCGGCGGAACAGTAGTAATAACAGGACCAACCGGGCCGACCGGAGCTACGGGTGCAACCGGCGCCACAGGCGCTACCGGTGCAAACGGGGCTAATGGGGCAACAGGTGCTACCGGTGCAAACGGCACCAACGGTACTAATGGAACAAACGGGTCTAATGGCACGAACGGCACCAACGGAACAAACGGCACCAACGGAGCGAATGGTGCTACCGGAGCCACGGGAGCTACCGGCGCAACTGGTGCTACCGGTGCTACCGGTGCAACAGGGGCCACCGGAGCGACAGGTTCCAACGGCACTAATGGTACTAATGGTACTAATGGAACAAACGGTGCTACAGGCGCAACCGGGGCAACAGGAGCTACCGGCGCAACGGGTGCCACGGGTGCAACAGGTGCTAATGGAGCTAACGGCAGCAAAGGCGCCACCGGGGCCACAGGAGCAAACGGAACCAATGGCACGAATGGCACCAACGGAACGAATGGAACAAACGGAACAAACGGTGCTACCGGAGCTACAGGCGCAACAGGTGCCACAGGCGCAGCTGGTACGCAGATATTAAATGGCAGCGGCGCACCAGGCGCCACGCTGGGCAACATCGGCGATTATTATCTTGATAAGGTTAATTATTTGTTATACGGCCCGAAGATAAGTACAGGATGGGGCACAGCAGTATCGCTGCAGGGCAATAATGTGCTGTATTCAGGCTGGAACGTAGCAAAAAATTTCCGCGATACGACGATTGACGGCAGTAACCTGAATGCGGCCGACCTTACAGCGCCGGCCATTACGCAAGCTTACCTGGATAACGCTGTCTTCCAGGTGTATTTTACTTATGGGTCGGGTATTATACCATTACCATATACAAGCATTGCGGGCGGAAGCCAGAGTACTATGAGCTTTTTGCCGAGGGTGGGACATTTTATAATCACCCGCTTCACTTTCGATAATTCAACCTCTATTGGTATAGCGCCTGCCCTGCAGTACCGGTATATCATTATACCTGGCGGCATGCTGGTTGGCGTCAGGAACCATATCAACATCAATAATTATATGGAGGTAAAACGATTCTTCCGGCTAAAGAACTGA
- a CDS encoding S41 family peptidase yields MKKLLLVTLLLSSVSAFSQNFTSKQYKADFTYFWNTIDSNYCYFEKRHINWPGLKDIYSKQVDTVSNRDGFISVLERAMYELYDHHCGLRANTKTSRRLVPTSADVWAEFKGDKPVIVEVRKGYGAEKDGIIAGMEVIAINDVPVKEAILPFLAHTVNAESKSFALRLALNGDHVTKRKITLKTAAGIKDFYPDRDGMLLENIHFAEMVESKDLGETGYIRINNFLYDNALIPKFDSVLNTMMNKTALIIDMRETASGGNTAVARAILGRFINKEHFYQKHELYAEELETGIKRSWEEIVSPRKNPYLKPVVILADHWTGSISEGITIAFDGMKRATIIGTKLARLNGAVYSFEMPNTKIGFNISEERLYHINGTPRELFNPTIAVDVTKQRPGEGGDVILNSAMDFLKNKLK; encoded by the coding sequence ATGAAAAAATTATTATTAGTTACCCTTTTACTCAGTTCGGTAAGCGCCTTTTCACAAAACTTTACTTCGAAACAATACAAAGCAGATTTTACCTATTTCTGGAACACGATAGACAGCAATTATTGCTACTTTGAGAAAAGGCATATCAACTGGCCCGGGTTGAAGGATATTTACAGCAAACAGGTTGATACCGTCAGTAACCGCGATGGTTTTATTTCCGTGCTTGAAAGGGCGATGTATGAGCTTTACGACCACCACTGCGGGTTGCGCGCCAACACAAAAACCTCGAGACGGCTGGTGCCTACAAGTGCGGATGTATGGGCCGAATTTAAAGGCGATAAGCCGGTAATAGTTGAGGTGCGCAAAGGTTATGGGGCCGAAAAGGATGGGATCATAGCCGGTATGGAAGTTATCGCTATTAATGATGTTCCGGTGAAAGAGGCTATCCTGCCCTTCCTGGCACATACCGTAAATGCCGAGTCAAAAAGCTTTGCCTTGCGATTGGCCCTGAACGGCGACCATGTCACCAAACGGAAGATCACCCTGAAAACAGCTGCTGGCATTAAAGATTTCTACCCCGACCGGGACGGCATGCTGTTGGAGAACATCCATTTTGCCGAAATGGTGGAATCAAAAGATTTGGGTGAAACGGGTTATATCCGCATCAATAATTTTCTGTACGATAATGCGCTGATACCGAAATTTGACAGCGTGCTGAATACCATGATGAACAAAACGGCACTCATTATTGATATGCGCGAGACCGCCAGCGGGGGAAATACAGCTGTGGCAAGGGCCATACTGGGGCGGTTTATCAATAAGGAACATTTTTACCAGAAGCATGAATTGTATGCCGAAGAACTGGAAACCGGGATCAAACGCAGCTGGGAGGAGATCGTTTCGCCGCGGAAGAACCCATATTTGAAGCCGGTGGTTATTTTGGCCGACCATTGGACCGGCAGCATATCCGAGGGTATTACCATTGCTTTTGACGGCATGAAACGGGCGACCATAATCGGCACAAAACTGGCGCGACTGAACGGCGCGGTGTATAGTTTTGAAATGCCTAATACGAAGATCGGTTTCAATATTTCGGAAGAAAGACTTTATCATATCAACGGGACGCCGCGCGAGCTGTTCAATCCCACTATCGCCGTTGACGTGACCAAACAAAGGCCCGGCGAAGGCGGCGATGTTATTTTAAATTCGGCTATGGATTTCTTGAAAAATAAACTTAAATAG
- a CDS encoding ferritin-like domain-containing protein yields MKSEITETSGGINLARRSFLKYAGAGAATVGFLAVASSCKKLDGVAPRSLDSTSSGGIDIGSGDYGILNYAFALEQLEAAFYIQVVATPYSGMSDNEKECFSTIRQHEVCHREFFKTALAGNAIPDLTPDFSKIDFNSRTSVIATAKAFEDLGVQAYDGAGYLIQDPGYLTIAGKIVSVEARHAAYIRNLVTFGDYAGNDVVDMNGLNKASSIAEVLPIANTFLKTKISASHYGYTA; encoded by the coding sequence ATGAAATCAGAAATTACAGAAACATCCGGCGGAATTAATTTGGCCAGGCGGTCATTTTTAAAGTACGCAGGTGCGGGGGCCGCTACGGTCGGTTTCCTGGCAGTTGCGTCGTCATGCAAAAAATTAGACGGGGTGGCGCCGCGGTCGCTCGATAGTACGAGCAGCGGCGGCATCGACATCGGCAGCGGCGACTATGGAATCCTTAATTATGCTTTTGCGCTTGAGCAATTAGAGGCCGCATTTTACATCCAGGTAGTTGCCACGCCATACTCCGGCATGAGCGATAATGAGAAAGAGTGTTTCAGCACTATCCGCCAGCACGAGGTTTGTCACCGCGAATTTTTTAAAACAGCGCTTGCGGGCAATGCAATTCCCGACCTGACGCCGGATTTCAGCAAGATCGATTTTAACAGCCGAACATCGGTTATCGCTACGGCTAAGGCTTTTGAAGACCTTGGCGTTCAGGCGTACGACGGTGCGGGCTACCTTATACAGGACCCGGGTTACCTTACCATTGCAGGTAAGATCGTATCGGTTGAGGCAAGGCATGCTGCTTATATACGCAACCTGGTAACATTTGGCGACTATGCGGGGAATGACGTTGTGGACATGAATGGGCTGAACAAAGCCTCGTCCATTGCCGAGGTGCTGCCAATTGCCAATACCTTCCTCAAAACAAAGATCAGTGCATCACATTATGGTTATACCGCTTAA
- a CDS encoding phosphatase PAP2 family protein: MKKLFLIISLFAALGAQAQKQATDTTKKNLGDTIKKDLLTAPDTVKKLHSNPLSLVPPAAMITYGGLSFAVHPIRRIDYYIRGEVAKSSPNFHSKAESYFQFAPIVIVYGLNFAGVRGKNTFIDRTALLGLSSTILGITGLSTKHFTHRLRPNGSDYLSFPSGHTALAFMGAEFMAQEFDAKSPLYGVLAYTIATTTGVFRMYNRDHWFSDVVAGAGLGILSTKAAYLIYPAIRNWVTHGDKKADDKNTMITPMYQDGAFGLSFAKQF; this comes from the coding sequence TTGAAAAAATTATTTCTGATCATATCGTTGTTTGCTGCTCTGGGCGCCCAGGCCCAGAAACAGGCGACCGATACTACCAAAAAGAACCTGGGCGACACCATAAAAAAAGACCTTTTGACCGCGCCCGACACGGTAAAAAAACTACATAGCAATCCATTGAGCCTGGTACCGCCTGCTGCCATGATTACTTATGGAGGGCTTTCATTTGCGGTGCACCCGATCAGGCGTATTGATTATTACATACGCGGCGAGGTAGCCAAATCAAGTCCCAATTTTCATAGCAAAGCCGAAAGTTACTTTCAGTTTGCACCTATTGTAATAGTATACGGACTAAACTTTGCCGGTGTAAGGGGAAAAAACACATTTATCGACCGCACAGCGCTGCTTGGTTTATCAAGTACCATTTTGGGGATCACAGGTCTTAGCACAAAACATTTCACACACCGGCTTAGGCCCAACGGATCTGATTACCTGTCCTTCCCATCAGGGCACACGGCACTTGCTTTTATGGGAGCCGAATTTATGGCACAGGAATTTGATGCAAAATCGCCGCTTTATGGCGTGCTGGCTTATACAATTGCCACAACCACAGGAGTTTTCAGGATGTATAACCGCGACCATTGGTTCAGCGACGTAGTTGCCGGGGCCGGTTTAGGTATACTATCAACTAAAGCCGCTTACCTTATTTATCCGGCTATCCGTAACTGGGTTACTCATGGTGATAAGAAGGCCGATGACAAAAACACGATGATCACGCCGATGTATCAGGATGGAGCATTCGGATTGTCGTTTGCCAAACAGTTTTAA
- a CDS encoding alpha-ketoglutarate-dependent dioxygenase AlkB family protein: MEQLSFFEQPRPDILLPEELLDYHPQLFDAAESAQLLQLLIGTIDWEQEEIKMFGKVLKTPRLTAWYGDRHYTYSGIKHYPAPWTNELLAIKQRIEPIAGTQFNSVLLNYYRDASDSMAWHSDDEHELGKNPVIASVSFGQERRFDIRHKHEKGRKYAIQLENGSLLVMKGDLQHNWEHRIAKSTRAMKARINLTFRSIN; the protein is encoded by the coding sequence GTGGAGCAGTTGAGTTTTTTTGAACAGCCCAGGCCGGATATTTTACTACCCGAAGAATTACTGGATTATCACCCGCAGCTTTTTGATGCCGCGGAGAGCGCGCAGTTGCTTCAGCTGTTGATAGGTACCATTGACTGGGAGCAGGAAGAAATCAAGATGTTTGGAAAGGTATTGAAAACACCCCGGCTAACGGCGTGGTATGGTGATAGGCATTACACCTATTCGGGGATAAAGCATTACCCCGCGCCATGGACAAACGAATTGCTGGCGATAAAACAACGTATAGAACCCATAGCAGGTACTCAATTCAATAGCGTTTTGTTAAATTATTACCGCGATGCAAGTGACTCCATGGCCTGGCACAGCGATGATGAACACGAACTGGGCAAAAACCCGGTTATTGCCTCGGTTAGTTTTGGACAGGAGCGGCGTTTCGATATCAGGCATAAACACGAAAAAGGACGCAAGTATGCTATTCAGCTCGAAAATGGTTCACTGCTGGTGATGAAAGGCGATCTGCAACACAATTGGGAGCACCGCATAGCCAAATCAACCCGGGCCATGAAAGCGCGTATAAACCTGACCTTCCGGTCTATCAATTAA